From one Bacteroidota bacterium genomic stretch:
- the mltG gene encoding endolytic transglycosylase MltG — MSPGFRRILIAFASVIVLSVCIIVLSFYNKVFSPNVDLSSSKSRFVYIPTGSTFIDVMRLLEKQGLLKNSASFQWVSEQMKYPANVKPGKYEIKQGMNNKELISLLRSGKQTPVKLTFSNIRTVEELAGVTGGKIEADSASIAFLLKDEAFLDKYGFNARNSLCILIPNTYELMWNTSAEQFYERMAKEYKKFWNEKRRAKAKEIGLTQVEVSVLASIVEKETRKNDEKATVAGVYMNRYLKGWKLEADPTLVFASGDFSLRRVLNEHKDIDSPYNTYMYTGFPPGPICMPSVSSIDAVLNYSKHEYMFFCAREDFSGYHSFAKTYDQHLLNARRFQKELDRRGIRS; from the coding sequence ATGAGTCCGGGTTTTAGACGGATACTGATTGCGTTTGCCAGCGTTATCGTACTTTCTGTATGTATTATTGTTTTATCCTTTTATAACAAAGTATTTTCACCCAACGTCGATTTATCATCCAGCAAAAGTCGCTTCGTTTATATTCCGACCGGATCCACCTTCATTGATGTCATGCGACTCCTGGAGAAACAGGGATTGCTGAAAAACAGTGCATCCTTCCAGTGGGTGTCAGAGCAAATGAAATACCCTGCAAATGTTAAACCCGGTAAATATGAAATTAAGCAGGGAATGAATAACAAGGAACTCATTTCGCTTTTGCGCTCCGGAAAGCAGACGCCTGTTAAACTGACCTTTAGTAATATCCGAACCGTAGAAGAACTGGCCGGTGTAACAGGAGGGAAGATTGAAGCGGATTCGGCATCTATTGCATTTTTACTAAAAGATGAGGCTTTCCTTGACAAATATGGATTCAATGCAAGGAATAGCCTATGCATCCTCATTCCCAATACTTATGAATTGATGTGGAATACTTCTGCCGAGCAATTTTATGAAAGAATGGCGAAAGAATACAAGAAATTCTGGAACGAGAAACGTCGCGCTAAAGCAAAGGAAATTGGTTTGACACAAGTTGAAGTCAGTGTGCTTGCTTCTATTGTAGAAAAGGAAACGCGAAAAAATGATGAAAAAGCAACGGTAGCCGGAGTGTATATGAACCGATATCTTAAAGGCTGGAAACTGGAAGCGGATCCCACTTTGGTTTTTGCTTCCGGAGATTTTAGTTTAAGAAGAGTGCTCAATGAACATAAGGATATTGATTCACCTTACAACACCTACATGTATACCGGTTTTCCTCCGGGTCCAATCTGTATGCCATCTGTATCTTCCATCGATGCAGTGCTGAATTATTCAAAACACGAGTATATGTTTTTCTGTGCCAGAGAAGATTTCTCCGGCTATCATTCTTTCGCAAAAACGTATGATCAGCATCTTCTCAATGCCCGACGTTTTCAGAAAGAACTGGACAGAAGAGGGATTCGATCATAA
- a CDS encoding ribulose-phosphate 3-epimerase yields the protein MSVLIAPSILSADFGNLQRDIKMINESRADWFHVDVMDGVFVPNISFGFPVMKAIKKHARKPLDVHLMIVEPDKYLAAFADAGAAIISVHYEACTHLHRTIQNLRQLGVLAGVAINPHTPAALLSEVIASIDVVVLMSVNPGYGGQRFIKNTYSKIDDLKNLILQKNSSAKIEIDGGVDLKNAHELIRAGADILVAGNTVFSASSPSDAISLLKEAEHQTA from the coding sequence ATGTCAGTACTCATTGCCCCTTCCATCCTCTCTGCTGATTTTGGAAATCTTCAGCGCGATATTAAAATGATCAATGAAAGTCGCGCCGACTGGTTTCATGTGGATGTGATGGATGGTGTTTTTGTCCCGAATATTTCTTTTGGTTTTCCGGTCATGAAAGCAATCAAAAAGCATGCACGTAAACCACTGGATGTTCATCTGATGATTGTTGAACCGGATAAATACCTTGCCGCCTTTGCAGATGCCGGTGCGGCGATCATCTCGGTGCATTATGAAGCTTGTACGCATTTGCACCGTACCATTCAAAATCTGCGGCAGTTGGGTGTACTTGCAGGAGTAGCAATTAATCCGCATACGCCTGCTGCTTTATTATCAGAAGTAATTGCATCCATAGATGTGGTGGTTCTGATGTCGGTGAATCCAGGGTATGGCGGACAGCGATTCATCAAGAACACCTACAGTAAAATCGATGACTTAAAAAATCTTATCCTTCAGAAAAACTCATCCGCCAAAATTGAAATTGACGGAGGGGTAGATTTGAAGAACGCACATGAACTCATTCGTGCCGGTGCAGATATTTTGGTTGCGGGAAATACGGTTTTTAGTGCCTCTTCGCCTTCCGATGCTATATCCTTACTGAAGGAAGCTGAACATCAAACCGCGTAA